One genomic region from Rosa rugosa chromosome 1, drRosRugo1.1, whole genome shotgun sequence encodes:
- the LOC133725471 gene encoding uncharacterized protein LOC133725471, giving the protein MDLETENRIAAILMREAAELRRQAEKEGVHAYLQQPKARFRPNSRFLSATVCGVEQANKAVEVNEMWRIRQKELELDERLKGKMKDWSRNDRNPGDGNTLRSTSKRHASMEDNVSATCSSSQRVYERCHSREENGLRDEELEEFLHSRVKRGRGAVGSRMDETGPYLPRSDSEEQIAGPSVQDSRVYGPEKPSQKLCDSSEEELPNRKRSKKVSSGSSKKHKSKDKSKERKKKKRKEEKRSKYYD; this is encoded by the exons ATGGATCTTGAGACAGAGAATAGAATAGCTGCAATTCTTATGAGAGAAGCAGCAGAATTGCGGCGCCAAGCTGAGAAGGAAGGTGTGCATGCTTATCTTCAACAACCTAAAGCAAGATTTAGGCCAAATTCACGGTTCCTCAGTGCTACTGTTTGTGGTGTTGAACAAG CAAATAAAGCTGTGGAAGTGAATGAAATGTGGCGAATCCGGCAGAAAGAGCTCGAATTGGATGAAAGGCTTAAGGGCAAGATGAAGGATTGGAGCAGAAATGACAGGAATCCTGGAGATGGCAACACTCTGAGAAGCACTAGCAAGAGGCATGCTTCCATGGAGGATAATGTTAGTGCTACTTGTTCATCAAGCCAAAGAGTATATGAGAGGTGCCATTCAAGGGAGGAGAATGGATTAAGAgatgaagaacttgaagaaTTTTTACATTCAAG GGTCAAGCGTGGCAGAGGAGCTGTTGGATCAAGGATGGATGAAACAGGTCCATATCTTCCACGTTCAGACTCCGAGGAACAGATAGCTGGTCCCAGTGTACAAGACAGTCGTGTTTATGGACCAGAGAAGCCTTCACAGAAGTTATGTGATTCTTCTGAAGAGGAGCTTCCCAACAGGAAGAGATCAAAAAAGGTTTCTTCTGGAAGCTCAAAGAAGCACAAATCCAAGGATAAGTCTAAAGAgcggaaaaagaagaagaggaaggaagagaaaagaagtaaaTATTATGATTAA